Proteins encoded together in one Juglans regia cultivar Chandler chromosome 9, Walnut 2.0, whole genome shotgun sequence window:
- the LOC109004775 gene encoding squamosa promoter-binding-like protein 18 isoform X1, translating into MWVVCGAYQDYPMVNRSWCLYALVEFEVKIQLGLWVKVPYKKVIFFPIVLNCSGFLRSRETVILLHEMEPWNYVSEGKGFESDERISPNNSLSRNKNALFGWQLRTPCSFGNNMLVSGGQQAVENQGFGELGFPEIVGKQLADNSMSEVLSGQFGGGRFVNPIMAIPNAFSAEDHHEYTSPKLSTSMVDSNSRVSSLFDLNLGRLPDQQDAQNSKFPKGVPILSSFESSTTAKRVRTSGLNSQSAFCQVYGCHKDLNSSKDYHKRHKVCEVHSKTAKVIVNGIEQRFCQQCSRFHLLAEFDEGKRSCRKRLAGHNERRRKPQMSIHDSGRAGRSLLRSFDGSDQGYQVGTTSFICQEILPSGLLHPEKYETSEWGRHVKVEDGTDYRHLSTFPVTNGHLHSNSLFPQDIEKQYFHPFQDNGTRTATGNFFMEYSDQYIHDIGGGPTPSSHSIFHNTSLGSEEYNVFDAATTVEGLPRVPDPSGYALSLLSSQSQNSSSQRPAGIPMVRPLIMPSNHSHYGMGRFTEKLIGIRSQHSSGGVSNKLPLSEMNSAEENDHHLGPILISNTGDAVNLDGIFQEFDIWNPNDRHSCDQNGPDLLQLSSQLERVEHQRQSLQVKRENDSSCLRIS; encoded by the exons ATGTGGGTCGTGTGCGGTGCTTATCAAGATTATCCAATGGTCAACCGTAGTTGGTGCTTATACGCGTTAGTCGAATTTGAGGTTAAAATTCAACTCGGTTTATGGGTAAAAGTACCgtataaaaaagtgattttttttcctattgtgCTGAACTGTAGTGGGTTTTTGCGATCTCGTGAAACTGTGATCCTGTTGCATGAAATGGAGCCTTGGAATTACGTTTCTGAAGGGAAGGGTTTTGAATCCGATGAAAGAATATCGCCAAATAATTCACTCTCGAGAAACAAAAATGCCTTGTTTGGTTGGCAATTGAGAACCCCATGTAGTTTTGGCAATAATATGTTAGTCTCTGGAGGTCAACAGGCTGTTGAGAATCAAGGTTTTGGGGAATTGGGTTTTCCAGAGATAGTTGGTAAACAGTTAGCGGACAACTCGATGAGTGAAGTTTTGAGTGGTCAGTTTGGCGGTGGAAGATTTGTTAATCCAATTATGGCCATTCCAAATGCATTTTCTGCTGAAGATCATCATGAATACACTAGTCCGAAGCTCTCAACTTCTATGGTGGACTCTAACAGTCGGGTTTCATCCTTGTTTGATTTGAATCTGGGGCGGCTTCCTGATCAGCAAGATGCCCAAAACTCTAAATTCCCAAAAGGAGTTCCGATTTTATCTTCGTTTGAGTCATCTACAACTGCGAAGAGAGTGCGGACATCAGGGTTGAATTCGCAGTCTGCATTCTGCCAAGTTTATGGTTGTCATAAGGATCTCAACTCCTCTAAAGACTACCACAAGAGGCATAAAGTTTGTGAGGTTCACTCCAAGACTGCCAAAGTTATCGTCAATGGCATTGAACAGAGGTTTTGCCAACAGTGTAGCAG GTTTCATTTGCTGGCTGAATTTGATGAGGGTAAGCGTAGCTGCCGCAAACGCCTTGCGGGTCATAATGAGCGTCGCAGAAAGCCTCAAATGAGTATTCATGACTCTGGACGGGCCGGTAGATCATTGCTTCGGTCATTTGATG GGAGTGATCAGGGATATCAGGTGGGAACTACATCCTTTATTTGCCAAGAGATTCTCCCTAGTGGCCTCTTGCATCCTGAGAAATATGAGACCAGTGAATGGGGTAGGCATGTCAAAGTTGAAGATGGGACTGACTATAGGCATCTGTCAACCTTTCCTGTTACCAATGGCCATCTCCATTCCAACTCCCTCTTCCCTCAAGATATTGAAAAACAGTACTTTCACCCTTTTCAGGACAATGGAACTCGGACAGCAACCGGGAACTTTTTCATGGAATATTCGGatcaatatatacatgatataggAGGAGGCCCAACTCCCAGTTCACATTCTATTTTCCACAACACCTCGTTAGGGAGTGAAGAATACAATGTTTTTGATGCAGCAACAACCGTTGAAGGGTTACCGAGAGTACCAGATCCCTCCGGTtatgctctctctcttctgtcaTCTCAATCACAGAACTCTTCGAGCCAGCGGCCAGCCGGAATTCCCATGGTTCGTCCACTGATCATGCCGAGTAACCATTCCCATTATGGCATGGGTCGATTCACCGAGAAGTTGATTGGAATAAGATCACAGCATTCGTCTGGTGGAGTTTCAAATAAACTCCCTTTATCCGAAATGAATTCTGCAGAAGAGAATGATCATCACTTGGGTCCCATACTGATATCGAATACTGGTGATGCAGTCAACTTGGATGGGATTTTCCAAGAGTTTGATATATGGAATCCCAATGATCGCCATTCCTGTGATCAAAATGGGCCTGACTTACTTCAACTGTCATCACAGCTTGAGCGAGTGGAGCATCAGAGGCAATCCTTGCAGGTGAAGCGGGAAAATGACTCGTCCTGCCTCCGGATCTCTTAA
- the LOC109004775 gene encoding squamosa promoter-binding-like protein 18 isoform X2 — protein MWVVCGAYQDYPMVNRSWCLYAGFLRSRETVILLHEMEPWNYVSEGKGFESDERISPNNSLSRNKNALFGWQLRTPCSFGNNMLVSGGQQAVENQGFGELGFPEIVGKQLADNSMSEVLSGQFGGGRFVNPIMAIPNAFSAEDHHEYTSPKLSTSMVDSNSRVSSLFDLNLGRLPDQQDAQNSKFPKGVPILSSFESSTTAKRVRTSGLNSQSAFCQVYGCHKDLNSSKDYHKRHKVCEVHSKTAKVIVNGIEQRFCQQCSRFHLLAEFDEGKRSCRKRLAGHNERRRKPQMSIHDSGRAGRSLLRSFDGSDQGYQVGTTSFICQEILPSGLLHPEKYETSEWGRHVKVEDGTDYRHLSTFPVTNGHLHSNSLFPQDIEKQYFHPFQDNGTRTATGNFFMEYSDQYIHDIGGGPTPSSHSIFHNTSLGSEEYNVFDAATTVEGLPRVPDPSGYALSLLSSQSQNSSSQRPAGIPMVRPLIMPSNHSHYGMGRFTEKLIGIRSQHSSGGVSNKLPLSEMNSAEENDHHLGPILISNTGDAVNLDGIFQEFDIWNPNDRHSCDQNGPDLLQLSSQLERVEHQRQSLQVKRENDSSCLRIS, from the exons ATGTGGGTCGTGTGCGGTGCTTATCAAGATTATCCAATGGTCAACCGTAGTTGGTGCTTATACGC TGGGTTTTTGCGATCTCGTGAAACTGTGATCCTGTTGCATGAAATGGAGCCTTGGAATTACGTTTCTGAAGGGAAGGGTTTTGAATCCGATGAAAGAATATCGCCAAATAATTCACTCTCGAGAAACAAAAATGCCTTGTTTGGTTGGCAATTGAGAACCCCATGTAGTTTTGGCAATAATATGTTAGTCTCTGGAGGTCAACAGGCTGTTGAGAATCAAGGTTTTGGGGAATTGGGTTTTCCAGAGATAGTTGGTAAACAGTTAGCGGACAACTCGATGAGTGAAGTTTTGAGTGGTCAGTTTGGCGGTGGAAGATTTGTTAATCCAATTATGGCCATTCCAAATGCATTTTCTGCTGAAGATCATCATGAATACACTAGTCCGAAGCTCTCAACTTCTATGGTGGACTCTAACAGTCGGGTTTCATCCTTGTTTGATTTGAATCTGGGGCGGCTTCCTGATCAGCAAGATGCCCAAAACTCTAAATTCCCAAAAGGAGTTCCGATTTTATCTTCGTTTGAGTCATCTACAACTGCGAAGAGAGTGCGGACATCAGGGTTGAATTCGCAGTCTGCATTCTGCCAAGTTTATGGTTGTCATAAGGATCTCAACTCCTCTAAAGACTACCACAAGAGGCATAAAGTTTGTGAGGTTCACTCCAAGACTGCCAAAGTTATCGTCAATGGCATTGAACAGAGGTTTTGCCAACAGTGTAGCAG GTTTCATTTGCTGGCTGAATTTGATGAGGGTAAGCGTAGCTGCCGCAAACGCCTTGCGGGTCATAATGAGCGTCGCAGAAAGCCTCAAATGAGTATTCATGACTCTGGACGGGCCGGTAGATCATTGCTTCGGTCATTTGATG GGAGTGATCAGGGATATCAGGTGGGAACTACATCCTTTATTTGCCAAGAGATTCTCCCTAGTGGCCTCTTGCATCCTGAGAAATATGAGACCAGTGAATGGGGTAGGCATGTCAAAGTTGAAGATGGGACTGACTATAGGCATCTGTCAACCTTTCCTGTTACCAATGGCCATCTCCATTCCAACTCCCTCTTCCCTCAAGATATTGAAAAACAGTACTTTCACCCTTTTCAGGACAATGGAACTCGGACAGCAACCGGGAACTTTTTCATGGAATATTCGGatcaatatatacatgatataggAGGAGGCCCAACTCCCAGTTCACATTCTATTTTCCACAACACCTCGTTAGGGAGTGAAGAATACAATGTTTTTGATGCAGCAACAACCGTTGAAGGGTTACCGAGAGTACCAGATCCCTCCGGTtatgctctctctcttctgtcaTCTCAATCACAGAACTCTTCGAGCCAGCGGCCAGCCGGAATTCCCATGGTTCGTCCACTGATCATGCCGAGTAACCATTCCCATTATGGCATGGGTCGATTCACCGAGAAGTTGATTGGAATAAGATCACAGCATTCGTCTGGTGGAGTTTCAAATAAACTCCCTTTATCCGAAATGAATTCTGCAGAAGAGAATGATCATCACTTGGGTCCCATACTGATATCGAATACTGGTGATGCAGTCAACTTGGATGGGATTTTCCAAGAGTTTGATATATGGAATCCCAATGATCGCCATTCCTGTGATCAAAATGGGCCTGACTTACTTCAACTGTCATCACAGCTTGAGCGAGTGGAGCATCAGAGGCAATCCTTGCAGGTGAAGCGGGAAAATGACTCGTCCTGCCTCCGGATCTCTTAA